One Phycisphaerales bacterium genomic window carries:
- the rplP gene encoding 50S ribosomal protein L16 produces the protein MALMPKRVKYRKEMRRVRPRKATKGNYVAFGDYGLQALEGAWVPGNVLEAGRIAAMHFVKREGKLFIRVFPDKPISKKPLETRMGTGKADVDYWAARVKPGTMLFEMAGVPEQTAKLALLRVAMKMPVKCRFVGRRVRV, from the coding sequence ATGGCGTTGATGCCGAAGAGAGTCAAGTACCGCAAGGAAATGCGGCGGGTCCGCCCCCGCAAGGCCACCAAGGGCAACTACGTGGCCTTCGGTGACTACGGCCTGCAGGCCCTCGAGGGCGCGTGGGTCCCCGGCAACGTGCTCGAGGCCGGTCGTATCGCCGCGATGCACTTCGTCAAGCGCGAGGGCAAGCTGTTCATCCGCGTCTTCCCGGACAAGCCCATCTCCAAGAAGCCCCTCGAGACCCGAATGGGTACGGGCAAGGCCGATGTGGACTACTGGGCGGCCCGCGTGAAGCCCGGCACCATGCTGTTCGAGATGGCCGGCGTGCCCGAGCAGACGGCCAAGCTCGCCCTCCTCCGCGTGGCGATGAAGATGCCCGTCAAGTGCCGGTTCGTCGGCCGCCGCGTCCGCGTGTAA
- the rpmC gene encoding 50S ribosomal protein L29, whose product MKAAEAHKMNDEEIKQELAKLRNDLYDLRSQAVTEKVEDTSKFGKMRKDIARLLTEQRSRALKATKA is encoded by the coding sequence ATGAAGGCAGCAGAAGCACACAAGATGAACGACGAGGAGATCAAGCAGGAGCTCGCGAAGCTCCGCAACGACCTCTACGACCTGCGCAGCCAGGCCGTGACCGAGAAGGTCGAGGACACCTCCAAGTTCGGCAAGATGCGCAAGGACATCGCCCGCCTGCTCACCGAGCAGCGCTCCCGGGCGCTCAAGGCAACCAAGGCGTAA
- the rpsQ gene encoding 30S ribosomal protein S17, whose product MGVVESDVRQKTRKVVVNYLDKHPKYGKYIRKRTVLHVHDENNESRNGDLVEVAPCRPLSKTKSWKLVRIVENRAEQAAAIKSVKEVQ is encoded by the coding sequence ATCGGGGTCGTGGAGAGCGACGTCCGCCAGAAGACCCGCAAGGTCGTGGTGAACTACCTCGACAAGCACCCCAAGTACGGCAAGTACATCCGCAAGCGGACCGTGCTGCACGTGCACGATGAGAACAACGAGAGCCGCAACGGTGACCTGGTCGAGGTCGCGCCCTGCCGGCCCCTGAGCAAGACCAAGAGCTGGAAGCTCGTGCGGATCGTCGAGAACCGGGCCGAGCAGGCCGCGGCCATCAAGAGCGTCAAGGAAGTGCAGTAA
- the rplN gene encoding 50S ribosomal protein L14 has product MLQQETRCEVADNSGAKIAYVIRVYGGSTATGKFTRRTAGVGDRVFVSIKKALPGADVKPGDKSKAVVVRTTKATRRADGSYVKFDSNAVVLIQDDGNPKGTRIFGPVARELRDRNYMKIVSLASEVI; this is encoded by the coding sequence ATGCTGCAACAGGAAACACGGTGTGAGGTCGCGGACAACAGCGGGGCGAAGATCGCCTACGTGATCCGCGTGTACGGCGGCTCGACCGCGACCGGCAAGTTCACCCGCCGCACCGCGGGCGTTGGCGACCGCGTGTTCGTGTCGATCAAGAAGGCCCTGCCCGGCGCCGACGTGAAGCCCGGCGACAAGAGCAAGGCCGTGGTCGTCCGCACCACCAAGGCCACGCGTCGCGCCGACGGCTCCTACGTGAAGTTCGACAGCAACGCTGTCGTGCTGATCCAGGACGACGGCAACCCCAAGGGCACCCGCATCTTCGGGCCGGTGGCCCGCGAGCTGCGCGACCGCAACTACATGAAGATCGTGTCCCTGGCCTCCGAAGTGATCTAA
- the rplX gene encoding 50S ribosomal protein L24 — protein sequence MPRHVRKGDTVMVTSGSYKGQVGEIIRVITKTDQVLVKGVNTQTKHIKPTRIAPQGGIITKEMPIHISKVSPVVDGKAVRVGFRTESDGSKVRVARHAGKELKVLGTIKAAAGGAAPAKKASKASKKK from the coding sequence ATGCCCCGCCACGTCCGCAAAGGCGACACAGTGATGGTGACCAGCGGCTCCTACAAGGGCCAGGTCGGCGAGATCATCCGCGTCATCACCAAGACCGATCAGGTGCTGGTCAAGGGTGTCAACACCCAGACCAAGCACATCAAGCCCACCCGCATCGCGCCCCAGGGCGGCATCATCACCAAGGAGATGCCGATCCACATCAGCAAGGTGAGCCCCGTCGTTGACGGCAAGGCCGTCCGCGTCGGCTTCCGCACCGAGTCCGACGGCTCCAAGGTCCGCGTGGCCCGCCACGCCGGCAAGGAGCTCAAGGTCCTCGGCACCATCAAGGCCGCCGCCGGCGGCGCGGCCCCGGCGAAGAAGGCCTCCAAGGCCAGCAAGAAGAAGTAA
- the rplE gene encoding 50S ribosomal protein L5, translating into MSKEEAKKQAGEAKQHAPKEGAKKGAPAGKKPSGGGSGKKHVSEAVEAEAAAGPKTPPRLKTLYQDQVRKAVTEKFGIDNPMAMPKLEKIVLNVNMGRHLEGSKLPPHVKGQVLETLVKVTGQKPVVVKAKKSVSNFKLREGFESSAVVTIRRERMWHFLDRLINLATPRIKDFRGLPDKAFDRQGNYAMGLTEQGVFPEINMAEAQFTHGMNINFCFSNSTPERSKFVLEQLGMPFRKPDQK; encoded by the coding sequence ATGTCGAAGGAAGAAGCAAAGAAGCAGGCCGGTGAGGCCAAGCAGCACGCCCCCAAGGAGGGCGCGAAGAAGGGCGCTCCCGCCGGCAAGAAGCCCTCGGGCGGCGGCTCGGGCAAGAAGCACGTCTCCGAGGCCGTCGAGGCCGAGGCGGCGGCGGGCCCCAAGACGCCCCCGCGCCTCAAGACGCTCTACCAGGACCAGGTCCGCAAGGCTGTCACCGAGAAGTTCGGCATCGACAACCCGATGGCGATGCCCAAGCTCGAGAAGATCGTGCTGAACGTCAACATGGGCCGCCACCTCGAGGGCAGCAAGCTCCCCCCGCACGTCAAGGGCCAGGTGCTCGAGACCCTCGTCAAGGTCACCGGCCAGAAGCCCGTGGTGGTGAAGGCCAAGAAGAGCGTGTCGAACTTCAAGCTCCGCGAGGGCTTCGAGAGCTCGGCCGTCGTCACCATCCGCCGCGAGCGCATGTGGCACTTCCTCGACCGCCTCATCAACCTCGCCACGCCCCGTATCAAGGACTTCCGCGGCCTGCCCGACAAGGCGTTCGACCGCCAGGGCAACTACGCGATGGGCCTCACCGAGCAGGGCGTGTTCCCCGAGATCAACATGGCCGAGGCCCAGTTCACCCACGGCATGAACATCAACTTCTGCTTCTCCAACAGCACACCCGAGCGCAGCAAGTTCGTGCTCGAGCAGCTGGGGATGCCCTTCCGTAAGCCCGACCAGAAGTAA
- a CDS encoding type Z 30S ribosomal protein S14 — protein sequence MTTKAQMAKSRRTPKFSTRTVRRCQLTGRARGVYRKFRISRIMLRKLALEGKIPGMRKASW from the coding sequence ATGACGACCAAGGCACAGATGGCCAAGAGCCGCCGGACCCCGAAGTTCAGCACCCGCACCGTGCGGCGTTGCCAGCTCACCGGGCGCGCCCGCGGCGTGTACCGCAAGTTCCGCATCAGCCGCATCATGCTCCGCAAGCTCGCCCTTGAGGGCAAGATCCCCGGCATGCGGAAGGCCAGCTGGTAA
- the rpsH gene encoding 30S ribosomal protein S8 gives MAIGDPIADMLTRIRNAARNRSKTVACINSKVCRGIADVLRDEGYIDGYDVIEDGRQGQIRVRLKYGPAGETVLHKLHRESKPGRRVYTKVEDLPRPLQGLGIAIVSTSKGVLSDRKARTERVGGELLCTIE, from the coding sequence ATGGCGATCGGCGACCCAATCGCAGACATGCTCACCCGGATCCGCAACGCGGCCCGCAACCGCTCCAAGACGGTGGCCTGCATCAACAGCAAGGTCTGCCGCGGGATCGCGGACGTGCTCCGCGACGAGGGCTACATCGACGGCTACGACGTGATCGAAGACGGCCGCCAGGGCCAGATCCGCGTCCGCCTCAAGTACGGCCCCGCCGGCGAGACCGTGCTGCACAAGCTGCACCGCGAGAGCAAGCCCGGCCGGCGCGTTTACACCAAGGTCGAGGACCTGCCCCGTCCCCTCCAGGGCCTGGGCATCGCCATCGTCTCCACGAGCAAGGGCGTGCTCAGCGACCGCAAGGCCCGCACCGAGCGCGTCGGCGGCGAGCTGCTCTGCACGATCGAGTAA
- the rplF gene encoding 50S ribosomal protein L6: MSRIGKKAVPVPAGVKVAVKDQAVHVEGPKGKLTLATRPEVKVSFNESDKAVSVALAEGFTPENKEANAYWGSTRAHIRNMVEGVTKGYEKNLEVVGVGWQATMAGKQVKLVVGYANPIMVDIPQGVTVAIDKQFVKITGPDKGVVGHFAASMRAVRKPEPYNGKGIKYTDEVVKRKQGKQFGA; this comes from the coding sequence ATGTCCCGTATCGGTAAGAAAGCAGTCCCCGTTCCCGCCGGCGTCAAGGTCGCGGTGAAGGACCAGGCCGTGCACGTCGAGGGCCCCAAGGGCAAGCTCACGCTTGCGACGCGCCCCGAGGTGAAGGTCAGCTTCAACGAGAGCGACAAGGCCGTGAGCGTCGCCCTTGCCGAGGGGTTTACCCCCGAAAACAAAGAAGCTAACGCGTACTGGGGCTCCACCCGCGCCCACATCCGCAACATGGTCGAGGGCGTGACCAAGGGCTACGAGAAGAACCTCGAGGTGGTGGGCGTGGGCTGGCAGGCGACGATGGCGGGCAAGCAGGTCAAGCTGGTCGTCGGCTACGCCAACCCGATCATGGTCGACATCCCCCAGGGCGTGACGGTCGCGATCGACAAGCAGTTCGTGAAGATCACCGGCCCCGACAAGGGCGTCGTCGGCCACTTCGCCGCGTCCATGCGGGCCGTCCGCAAGCCCGAGCCCTACAACGGCAAGGGCATCAAGTACACCGACGAGGTCGTGAAGCGCAAGCAGGGCAAGCAGTTCGGCGCCTAA
- the rplR gene encoding 50S ribosomal protein L18, which produces MNKNVGKQVRRSRRRIGIRKRISGTPERPRLSIYKSLNHIYAQVIDDLSGKTLAAASTMDKAIKADKTGNSAAAAAVGDAIAKAAKAAGVTSVVFDRGGFKYHGRVKALGDAARKGGLQF; this is translated from the coding sequence ATGAACAAGAACGTTGGAAAGCAGGTCAGGCGCTCCCGCCGTCGCATCGGCATCCGCAAGCGCATCAGCGGCACGCCCGAGCGTCCCCGTCTCTCGATCTACAAGTCCCTGAACCACATCTACGCCCAGGTCATCGACGACCTCTCCGGCAAGACCCTGGCCGCCGCGTCCACCATGGACAAGGCGATCAAGGCCGACAAGACCGGCAACTCCGCCGCCGCCGCGGCAGTGGGGGACGCCATCGCCAAGGCCGCCAAGGCCGCTGGCGTGACCTCGGTGGTGTTCGACCGTGGCGGCTTCAAGTACCACGGGCGCGTCAAGGCCCTGGGTGATGCCGCCCGCAAGGGAGGTCTGCAGTTCTAA
- the rplO gene encoding 50S ribosomal protein L15: MMIHDITALAGAYKNRKRVGRGEGSGHGKQSGRGNKGAGSRSGNAAKKAFEGGQMPYFRRLPKFGFTNAPFKVKFWTVNIGDIVAHPSFAKGGTVNSESLIKAGLVRDESRDLKILGSLGKEKGLKAKLTVEANRVSASAKKMITDAGGSVKETGTRRDRTRGIDLTSEDRTPKNLTKKLKRGSGSKAKKAVAADEGEGEKKA; encoded by the coding sequence ATGATGATCCACGACATCACCGCCCTCGCCGGCGCTTACAAGAACCGCAAGCGGGTCGGCCGCGGCGAAGGCTCCGGCCACGGCAAGCAGTCGGGCCGCGGCAATAAGGGCGCGGGCTCTCGCTCGGGCAACGCCGCAAAGAAGGCGTTCGAAGGCGGCCAGATGCCCTACTTCCGCCGCTTGCCCAAGTTCGGCTTCACCAACGCCCCGTTCAAGGTCAAGTTCTGGACGGTGAACATCGGCGACATCGTGGCCCACCCCAGCTTCGCCAAGGGGGGCACGGTGAACTCCGAGTCGCTCATCAAGGCCGGCCTGGTCCGCGACGAGAGCCGCGACCTCAAGATCCTCGGCAGCCTGGGCAAGGAGAAGGGGCTCAAGGCCAAGCTGACGGTCGAGGCCAACCGCGTCTCCGCGTCCGCCAAGAAGATGATCACCGATGCCGGCGGCTCCGTGAAGGAGACCGGCACCCGTCGCGACCGCACCCGCGGCATCGACCTCACCAGCGAGGACCGCACCCCCAAGAACCTCACCAAGAAGCTCAAGCGCGGCAGCGGCAGCAAGGCCAAGAAGGCCGTGGCCGCCGACGAGGGCGAGGGCGAGAAGAAGGCCTGA
- the secY gene encoding preprotein translocase subunit SecY has protein sequence MLSTLINVFKIEELRNKILFTLGMLIVFRLGHWIPLPGVNQDKLQELFDQASKGSGSGIEAIATYVTMFSGGSLSQSTIFGLGIMPYITAGIIFQLLASFLPQLKAIQEEGPTGRQKIMEYTRYATVALCVVQGFGWLAYLNQNDLITPYWVQNPLWWVMAVTALTAGTTFLMWLGEQIDKHGIGNGASMIIMAGILASIPQALGLVRANFEPGTPGKMGWMGLILLAAGFVGVTMAAVLMQVAQRRIPVQQAKHTRGRKVYGGQKSYLPMRINHGGVMPIIFASSLMIFPTVVFAQLKEMANQNSWTGFGGDTLRFLSDNFQHNAFLYLLLYVAMIYFFSYFWITVQFNPEEMSKQLKEHGSFIPGLRPGPRTAEYLETVVTRVTFVGAAFLALIAVLPTVVNSSMNVDMTVTQFLGGTGLLIVVSVCMDFLQRVEANLMMRNYSGFLSGDEGAGSSPRLGGTSPR, from the coding sequence GTGCTCAGCACGCTCATCAACGTCTTCAAGATCGAAGAACTGCGGAACAAGATCCTGTTCACGCTCGGCATGCTCATCGTCTTCCGCCTGGGCCACTGGATCCCGCTCCCGGGCGTCAACCAGGACAAGCTCCAGGAGCTGTTCGACCAGGCCTCCAAGGGCAGCGGTTCGGGCATCGAGGCGATCGCCACGTACGTGACAATGTTCTCCGGCGGCAGCCTCTCCCAATCCACCATCTTCGGCCTGGGCATCATGCCGTACATCACCGCCGGCATCATCTTCCAGCTGCTCGCGTCCTTCCTGCCGCAGCTCAAGGCCATCCAGGAAGAGGGCCCCACCGGCCGCCAGAAGATCATGGAGTACACGCGCTACGCCACCGTGGCGTTGTGCGTCGTTCAGGGCTTCGGCTGGCTCGCGTACCTCAACCAGAACGACCTGATCACGCCTTACTGGGTGCAGAACCCGCTCTGGTGGGTGATGGCCGTGACCGCCCTCACGGCCGGCACCACGTTCCTCATGTGGCTGGGCGAGCAGATCGACAAGCACGGCATCGGCAACGGCGCCTCCATGATCATCATGGCCGGCATCCTGGCCTCCATCCCGCAGGCCCTTGGCCTGGTCCGCGCCAACTTCGAACCGGGCACGCCCGGCAAGATGGGCTGGATGGGTCTCATCCTCCTCGCCGCCGGCTTCGTCGGCGTCACCATGGCCGCGGTGCTCATGCAGGTGGCCCAGCGACGAATCCCGGTGCAGCAGGCCAAGCACACCCGCGGCCGCAAGGTGTACGGCGGCCAGAAGTCCTACCTGCCGATGCGCATCAACCACGGCGGCGTGATGCCCATCATCTTCGCCAGCTCGCTGATGATCTTCCCCACGGTGGTCTTCGCCCAGCTGAAGGAGATGGCCAACCAGAACAGCTGGACCGGCTTCGGCGGCGACACGCTCCGCTTCCTCTCCGACAACTTCCAGCACAACGCCTTCCTCTACCTCCTGCTCTACGTGGCGATGATCTACTTCTTCAGCTACTTCTGGATCACCGTCCAGTTCAATCCCGAGGAAATGAGCAAGCAGCTCAAGGAGCACGGCTCGTTCATCCCCGGCCTGCGCCCCGGCCCGCGCACCGCGGAGTACCTGGAGACGGTCGTCACCCGCGTGACGTTCGTCGGCGCCGCGTTCCTCGCGCTCATCGCCGTTCTGCCCACGGTGGTGAACTCGTCGATGAACGTGGACATGACGGTGACGCAGTTCCTGGGCGGCACGGGCCTGCTCATCGTGGTGTCGGTGTGCATGGACTTCCTCCAGCGCGTCGAGGCCAATCTGATGATGCGCAACTACTCGGGTTTCCTGAGCGGCGACGAGGGCGCGGGCAGCAGCCCGCGTCTGGGCGGCACTTCGCCCCGCTGA
- a CDS encoding M24 family metallopeptidase, which produces MPWQFTTPGELEQVRAAGRLAWDVLQRVAERVRPGVTTLELSELAESLIVDAGATPTTKGFRFEGDHGPPFPHAASICVNDEVMFGIPDGRVLRQGDVVTIDLTLRTTLGWHADVATSVAVAGGERAQYIAAGAQAALDAVLAHAKPGAWWQDVMGHAAEAVGLLGLYLLPGTCGHGIGRAIHEDPWLSYPKGRNVRLAPGMVLCLEPVVLEQPAEVLTNAQGVATAMGGVWSAFEERMVAITPAGSELLSRSG; this is translated from the coding sequence ATGCCCTGGCAGTTCACAACGCCCGGCGAGCTCGAGCAAGTCCGAGCCGCCGGGCGTCTTGCTTGGGACGTATTGCAGCGCGTGGCCGAGCGCGTGCGGCCCGGTGTGACGACGCTCGAACTCTCCGAGCTTGCTGAGTCGCTGATCGTGGATGCCGGCGCGACCCCAACGACAAAGGGCTTCCGCTTCGAGGGCGACCACGGGCCACCCTTCCCTCACGCGGCCAGCATCTGCGTGAACGACGAGGTCATGTTCGGCATCCCAGACGGCCGCGTTCTGCGACAAGGCGACGTCGTCACCATCGACCTGACACTCCGCACTACGCTCGGCTGGCACGCGGACGTTGCAACGAGTGTGGCCGTCGCTGGCGGCGAGCGGGCGCAATACATCGCAGCGGGCGCACAGGCCGCGCTCGACGCGGTGCTCGCGCACGCCAAGCCTGGCGCCTGGTGGCAGGATGTCATGGGTCACGCCGCGGAAGCAGTGGGGCTGCTGGGCCTCTACCTCCTGCCCGGCACCTGCGGGCACGGCATCGGGCGTGCCATTCACGAGGACCCCTGGCTCTCATACCCGAAGGGACGCAATGTGCGGCTCGCCCCGGGCATGGTGCTGTGCCTCGAACCCGTGGTGCTCGAACAGCCCGCGGAGGTCCTCACCAATGCTCAAGGCGTCGCGACCGCAATGGGTGGCGTCTGGTCCGCGTTCGAGGAACGGATGGTGGCGATCACGCCCGCCGGGAGCGAGCTGCTTTCCCGGTCCGGCTAG
- the infA gene encoding translation initiation factor IF-1, whose amino-acid sequence MGKQDDKFTFEAVVTEALPNAMFKVRLPNEQKSEVLAYVSGKMRMNYIRILPGDRVTVEISPYDLSKARITFRH is encoded by the coding sequence ATGGGCAAACAGGACGACAAGTTCACATTCGAGGCCGTGGTGACGGAAGCTTTGCCCAACGCGATGTTCAAGGTGCGTCTGCCCAACGAGCAGAAGTCCGAGGTGCTCGCCTACGTGAGCGGGAAGATGCGGATGAACTACATCCGCATCCTGCCCGGTGACCGGGTCACGGTAGAGATTTCCCCCTACGACCTGTCCAAGGCCCGGATCACCTTCCGCCATTGA
- the rpmJ gene encoding 50S ribosomal protein L36 encodes MKVKASVKRMCNACQIVRRKGKVRVICKSDPKHKQVQG; translated from the coding sequence GTGAAGGTGAAGGCCAGCGTCAAGAGAATGTGCAACGCCTGCCAGATCGTCCGCCGCAAGGGCAAGGTGCGGGTGATCTGCAAGTCCGACCCCAAGCACAAGCAGGTCCAGGGCTAA
- the rpsM gene encoding 30S ribosomal protein S13 — protein MPRIAGIDVPDRKKIYFALQYIHGIGAKFAAQILAEAGVNPDQRSNEVDEQKLAQINAIIDANYIVEGALRRQVQQNIQRLKDIKSYRGDRHRKGLPVRGQRTQSNARTRKGKKKTVAGKKGVKAK, from the coding sequence ATGCCACGTATCGCCGGTATCGACGTCCCTGACCGCAAGAAGATCTACTTCGCCCTCCAGTACATCCACGGGATCGGGGCGAAGTTCGCCGCGCAGATCCTCGCCGAGGCGGGCGTGAACCCCGACCAGCGGTCCAACGAGGTCGACGAGCAGAAGCTCGCCCAGATCAACGCCATCATCGACGCCAACTACATCGTCGAGGGCGCCCTCCGCCGCCAGGTTCAGCAGAACATCCAGCGCCTCAAGGACATCAAGTCCTACCGCGGCGACCGCCACCGCAAGGGCCTCCCGGTCCGCGGCCAGCGCACCCAGTCCAATGCCCGCACCCGCAAGGGCAAGAAGAAGACCGTCGCCGGCAAGAAGGGCGTCAAGGCCAAGTAA
- the rpsK gene encoding 30S ribosomal protein S11, producing the protein MSKKGKVRKNVVRGIAHIRATQNNTIVTITDTNGETLAWDSAGTIGFKGARKSTPFAATRAAETCGGKVRKMGMSEVEIRIKGAGAGRESAVNGLTASGLRVTAVEDHTPVPHNGCRPKKRRRV; encoded by the coding sequence ATGTCCAAGAAGGGCAAAGTCCGCAAGAACGTCGTCCGCGGCATCGCGCACATCCGCGCGACCCAGAACAATACCATCGTCACCATCACCGACACCAACGGCGAGACCCTCGCGTGGGATTCGGCCGGCACCATCGGCTTCAAGGGCGCTCGTAAGAGCACGCCCTTCGCCGCGACCCGCGCCGCCGAGACCTGCGGCGGCAAGGTCCGCAAGATGGGCATGAGCGAGGTGGAGATCCGCATCAAGGGCGCCGGCGCCGGGCGCGAGTCGGCCGTCAACGGCCTGACCGCCAGCGGCCTCCGCGTGACCGCCGTCGAGGACCACACCCCGGTCCCGCACAACGGCTGCCGCCCCAAGAAGCGCCGCCGCGTGTGA
- a CDS encoding DNA-directed RNA polymerase subunit alpha has translation MTTRVRWRGLELPTKVVTDPKFKSDTYGRFFVEPFERGFGTTVGNSLRRVLLSSLEGAAVSSIKIKGVTHEFSPLKGVMEDVTDIVLNIKNLIVKMEGEETRTMKLAARGPGEVTADMIQADTSINILNKDLVLATLTDAVDFEMELEVTKGRGYVPASERYNTGDEQEIGKIFVDAIYSPVQRVRYKIEDTRVGQRTNYDKLTMEIWTNGTVPPEMALVEAAKIFRKHLNPFVQYFELGEDRVSEEAAAAASVDEELIRKLNMPISELELSVRASNCLESARIETVGQLVTQTDGELLKLRSFGRTSLREVKRKLQDINMDLGMTLPEGYTVTAPQFPA, from the coding sequence ATGACCACCCGTGTCCGCTGGCGCGGCCTCGAGCTGCCCACCAAGGTCGTCACCGACCCCAAGTTCAAGAGCGATACCTACGGCCGGTTCTTCGTTGAGCCCTTCGAGCGCGGCTTCGGCACCACCGTCGGCAACTCGCTTCGCCGCGTCCTCCTCAGCAGCCTCGAGGGCGCCGCTGTCTCCTCGATCAAGATCAAGGGCGTCACCCACGAGTTCAGCCCCCTCAAGGGCGTGATGGAGGACGTCACCGACATCGTCCTCAACATCAAGAACCTCATCGTGAAGATGGAGGGTGAAGAGACCCGGACCATGAAGCTGGCCGCCCGCGGCCCCGGCGAGGTCACCGCCGACATGATCCAGGCCGACACCTCGATCAACATCCTCAACAAGGACCTGGTCCTCGCCACCCTCACTGACGCTGTCGACTTCGAGATGGAGCTCGAGGTCACCAAGGGGCGTGGCTACGTCCCCGCCAGCGAGCGGTACAACACCGGCGACGAGCAGGAAATCGGCAAGATCTTCGTCGACGCGATCTACTCGCCCGTGCAGCGCGTGCGCTACAAGATCGAGGACACCCGCGTCGGTCAGCGCACGAACTACGACAAGCTGACGATGGAGATCTGGACCAACGGCACCGTGCCGCCCGAGATGGCGCTGGTCGAGGCCGCCAAGATCTTCCGCAAGCACCTCAACCCCTTCGTCCAGTACTTCGAGCTGGGCGAGGACCGCGTGAGCGAGGAGGCGGCGGCCGCGGCGAGCGTCGACGAGGAGCTCATCCGCAAGCTGAACATGCCCATCAGCGAGCTGGAGCTGTCCGTCCGCGCCAGCAACTGCCTCGAGTCCGCCCGCATCGAGACCGTCGGCCAGCTGGTCACCCAGACGGATGGGGAGCTGCTCAAGCTCCGCTCCTTCGGCCGCACCAGCCTCCGAGAGGTCAAGCGCAAGCTCCAGGACATCAACATGGACCTGGGGATGACCCTGCCCGAGGGCTACACCGTCACCGCACCGCAGTTTCCCGCCTAA
- the rplQ gene encoding 50S ribosomal protein L17 — MRHGRAGYRLGRTTAHRTSTLRNLAAGLFEHGQIVTTIPKAKAVQPFVEKIITAAKTGDLAARRRIIAKLGGDRLGFDWLYTAKNASEGEKEHVQKLRDQATTFFDVPDSSKVERNRYGELRKAPKIVKHIFDNVAPRFADRAGGYTRIVKLGRHRIGDGTELCVLQFCGAEDGAEIGGRPSQRRKISDKRTAFYAKLRKEKGGEAKA; from the coding sequence ATGCGTCACGGCAGAGCTGGCTACCGACTGGGCCGCACCACGGCCCACCGCACGTCCACGCTGCGGAACCTGGCCGCCGGCCTCTTTGAGCACGGGCAGATCGTGACCACGATCCCCAAGGCCAAGGCTGTGCAGCCCTTCGTTGAGAAGATCATCACCGCAGCGAAGACCGGTGATCTTGCGGCCCGCCGCCGGATCATCGCCAAGCTCGGCGGCGACCGTCTCGGCTTCGACTGGCTCTACACCGCCAAGAACGCGTCCGAGGGCGAGAAGGAGCACGTCCAGAAGCTCCGCGACCAGGCCACGACGTTCTTCGACGTGCCGGATAGCTCCAAGGTCGAGCGCAACCGCTACGGCGAGCTGCGCAAGGCCCCGAAGATCGTGAAGCACATCTTCGACAACGTCGCGCCCCGCTTTGCGGACCGCGCCGGCGGCTACACCCGCATCGTCAAGCTCGGCCGCCACCGCATCGGCGACGGTACGGAGCTCTGCGTCCTGCAGTTCTGCGGGGCCGAGGACGGCGCCGAAATCGGCGGCCGCCCCAGCCAGCGCCGCAAGATCAGCGACAAGCGCACGGCCTTCTACGCCAAGCTCCGCAAGGAGAAGGGCGGCGAGGCGAAGGCCTGA